One genomic window of Mycteria americana isolate JAX WOST 10 ecotype Jacksonville Zoo and Gardens chromosome Z, USCA_MyAme_1.0, whole genome shotgun sequence includes the following:
- the ARRDC3 gene encoding arrestin domain-containing protein 3 yields the protein MVLGKVKSLTISFDCLNDSNVPVYSSGDTVSGRVNLEVTGEIRVKSLKIHARGHAKVRWTESRNAGSNTAYTQNYTEEVEYFNHKDILIGHERDDDNSEEGLHTIHSGRHEYAFSFELPQTPLATSFEGRHGSVRYWVKAELHRPWFLPVKLKKEFTVFEHIDINTPSLLSPQAGTKEKTLCCWFCTSGPISLSAKIERKGYTPGESIQIFAEIENCSSRVVVPKAAIYQTQAFYAKGKMKEVKQLVANLRGESLSSGKTETWNGKQLKIPPVSPSILDCSIIRVEYSLMVYVDIPGAMDLFLNLPLVIGTIPLHPFGSRTSSVSSQCSMNMNWLGLTLPERPEAPPSYAEVVTEEQRQSSLAPIGACEDFERALPGPLFAYIQEFRFLPPPLYSEIDPNPDQPTDDRPSCPSR from the exons atggtgctggggaaggtgaaGAGTTTGACAATAAGCTTTGACTGTCTGAATGACAGCAATGTCCCCGTCTACTCCAGCGGGGACACAGTCTCAGGAAGGGTCAATTTAGAAGTAACTGGGGAAATCAGAGTGAAATCTCTTAAAATTCACGCGAGGGGACACGCGAAAGTGCGTTGGACTGAGTCGAGGAACGCTGGATCCAACACTGCCTACACACAGAACTACACTGAAGAAGTAGAGTATTTCAACCATAAGGACATCCTGATCGGCCACGAGAGAG atGATGACAATTCAGAAGAAGGCCTTCACACCATCCATTCGGGAAGGCACGAATATGCATTCAGCTTCGAGCTTCCACAGAC ACCACTTGCTACCTCATTCGAAGGCAGACATGGCAGTGTGCGCTATTGGGTGAAAGCCGAATTGCATAGGCCTTGGTTTCTACCAGTAAAATTAAAGAAGGAATTTACAGTCTTTGAACATATAGATATCAACACTCCTTCATTACTG tcacCCCAAGCAGGCACAAAAGAAAAGACTCTCTGTTGTTGGTTTTGTACCTCAGGCCCAATATCCTTAAGTGCCAAAATTGAAAGGAAGGGCTACACCCCAG gtgaATCAATTCAGATCTTTGCTGAGATTGAGAACTGCTCTTCCCGTGTGGTGGTGCCAAAGGCAGCCATTTACCAAACGCAGGCATTTTATGccaaagggaaaatgaaggaagTCAAACAGCTTGTTGCCAACCTGCGTGGGGAATCCTTGTCATCTGGCAAAACAGAAACCTGGAATGGCAAACAGTTGAAAATTCCACCCGTTTCCCCTTCAATCCTCGACTGTAGTATAATCCGTGTGGAGTATTCACTGATG GTATATGTTGATATTCCAGGCGCCATGGATTTATTCCTTAACTTACCACTGGTCATTGGTACCATTCCTCTACACCCATTTGGTAGCAGAACATCAAGTGTGAGCAGCCAGTGTAGCATGAACATGAATTGGCTTGGTCTGACACTACCTGAAAGACCAGAAG CACCTCCTAGCTATGCAGAAGTGGTTACGGAGGAACAGAGGCAGTCCAGCCTTGCACCCATAGGTGCTTGTGAAGACTTTGAGAGAGCGCTTCCAGGACCATTGTTTGCATACATCCAGGAGTTCCGTTTTCTGCCTCCACCCCTCTATTCAGAG ATTGATCCAAACCCAGATCAGCCCACAGATGACAGACCATCTTGCCCATCTCGTTGA